One stretch of Equus caballus isolate H_3958 breed thoroughbred chromosome 24, TB-T2T, whole genome shotgun sequence DNA includes these proteins:
- the LOC138920541 gene encoding alpha-1-antiproteinase 2-like, whose protein sequence is MPSSVTWCLLLLAGLCCLVPSSLAEDLQGDAVPERHATKDDNEHPQEPAEHKIAPNLADFAFSLYRHVAHQSNTTNIFFSPVSIATAFALLSLGAKGDTHTQILEGLRFNLTELAEAQIHDGFQHLLNALNHSDNQLQLTTGNGLFIDKTLKLVDKFQEDIKNLYHSEAFSINFGDIEEAKKQINDYVENGTQGKIVDLVKDLEKDTVLALVNYIFFKGKWEKPFEPESTTEQDFHVDEKTTVRVPMMHRLSSFDVQYSDALSSWVLLLDYAGNATAFFILPDQGKLRHLEDTLTKGILATFLENRHSRYANVSLPKLSISGCYDLKRILPELGITKVFSLEADLSGIAEETSLTVSKALHKAVLTIDEKGTEAAGATIVEAIRTLLLTNVEFNRPFVLIIYDRNTKSPLFVGKVVDPTQK, encoded by the exons ATGCCATCCTCCGTCACATGGTGCCTCCTCCTGCTGGCAGGCCTGTGCTGCCTGGTCCCCAGCTCCCTAGCTGAGGATCTGCAGGGAGACGCTGTCCCGGAGAGGCACGCAACCAAGGATGATAACGAACACCCACAGGAGCCAGCCGAACACAAGATTGCCCCGAACCTGGCTGACTTCGCCTTCAGCCTGTACCGCCACGTGGCCCATCAGTCCAACACCACCAacatcttcttctccccagtcaGCATCGCGACCGCCTTCGCGTTGCTCTCCCTGGGAGCCAAGGGCGACACTCACACCCAGATCCTGGAGGGCCTCAGGTTCAACCTCACTGAGCTAGCTGAGGCTCAGATCCACGACGGCTTCCAGCATCTCCTGAACGCCCTCAACCACTCAGACAATCAACTGCAGCTGACCACGGGCAACGGGCTGTTCATCGACAAGACTCTGAAGCTAGTGGATAAGTTTCAGGAGGATATCAAGAACCTGTACCACTCAGAAGCCTTCTCCATCAACTTCGGGGACATCGAAGAGGCCAAGAAACAGATCAATGATTATGTAGAAAATGGAACCCAAGGAAAAATTGTGGATTTGGTCAAGGATCTTGAAAAAGACACAGTTTTGGCTCTGgtgaattacattttttttaaag GCAAATGGGAGAAGCCCTTCGAGCCTGAGTCTACGACAGAGCAGGACTTCCACGTGGACGAGAAGACCACGGTCAGGGTGCCCATGATGCACCGCCTGAGCAGCTTTGACGTCCAGTACTCTGACGCGCTCTCCAGCTGGGTGCTGCTGTTGGACTACGCGGGCAACGCCACGGCCTTCTTCATCCTGCCCGACCAGGGGAAGCTGCGGCACCTCGAGGACACGCTCACCAAGGGGATCCTCGCCACGTTCTTGGAAAACAGACACTCGAG ATATGCCAATGTAAGTTTGCCCAAACTGTCCATTTCTGGATGCTACGATCTAAAACGCATCCTGCCTGAGCTGGGCATCACCAAGGTCTTCAGCCTGGAGGCAGACCTCTCCGGGATCGCTGAGGAAACGTCCCTGACAGTGTCCAAG gcGCTGCACAAGGCCGTGCTGACCATTGACGAGAAAGGCACTGAAGCTGCTGGAGCCACGATTGTGGAAGCCATCCGCACGTTACTACTCACAAATGTGGAGTTCAACAGGCCCTTCGTCTTAATCATCTACGATAGAAACACCAAGAGTCCCCTCTTCGTGGGAAAGGTGGTGGATCCCACCCAAAAATAA